In Clupea harengus chromosome 13, Ch_v2.0.2, whole genome shotgun sequence, one DNA window encodes the following:
- the slc18a3a gene encoding probable vesicular acetylcholine transporter-A, with translation MASEGSIGLAQSAALKLSEMGERTKHLGTAIQDPERQRRIILVIVCVALLLDNMLYMVIVPIIPDYLAGLEHEAEHALALLHTNNSNSTTQKVGKENFDLEIGVLFASKAILQLLVNPLTGTFIDRVGYDIPLLIGLTIMFLSTCTFAFAENYGTLFAARSLQGLGSAFADTSGLAMIADKYTEEGERSRALGIALAFISFGSLVAPPFGGVLYEFAGKRVPFLVLACVCFADGVLCLTVLKPFSNNTRANIPVGTPIYKLMMDPYIMVVAGALTTCNIPLAFLEPTIANWMEETMNSTQWEIGLTWLPAFFPHVLGVYLTVKLASQYPHLQWFYGALGMVIIGASSCTVPACKTFGQLIWPLCGICFGIALVDTALLPTLAFLVDVRHVSVYGSVYAIADISYCVAYALGPIVAGQIVHNLGFVQLNLGMGLVNVLYAPALLLLRNVSFMKPSHSERNMLLEEGATGLYDTIKMEERQNKRKGLSSAGNCVPVDTFGAHPRGYSEEETSEPEYI, from the coding sequence ATGGCTTCAGAGGGATCCATCGGTTTAGCGCAATCTGCTGCCTTGAAATTATCAGAGATGGGAGAAAGAACTAAGCATTTGGGTACTGCTATACAGGACCCCGAGCGGCAAAGGAGAATCATTttagtgattgtttgtgttgcACTGTTATTGGACAACATGCTTTACATGGTGATAGTACCAATTATTCCCGATTATCTTGCAGGTCTCGAGCATGAGGCAGAACACGCCCTTGCACTTTTACATACAAATAATTCAAACAGTACGACGCAAAAAGTCGGAAAAGAAAACTTTGATTTGGAAATCGGTGTACTCTTTGCTTCCAAGGCCATTTTGCAACTCCTTGTCAATCCACTTACAGGAACCTTTATTGACCGCGTTGGGTATGACATTCCACTTCTAATTGGACTTACTATCATGTTCCTATCCACCTGTACATTTGCTTTCGCTGAGAACTATGGAACTTTGTTTGCAGCACGTAGTCTGCAGGGTTTGGGCTCCGCATTCGCAGACACTTCTGGACTTGCCATGATTGCTGATAAATACacggaggagggagagaggagtcgAGCGCTGGGCATTGCCCTCGCATTCATATCGTTTGGAAGTCTAGTGGCGCCCCCTTTTGGAGGTGTACTCTACGAATTTGCAGGGAAGCGGGTTCCATTCCTTGTTCTTGCCTGCGTCTGTTTTGCCGATGGTGTGCTGTGTCTAACTGTTCTGAAGCCCTTTTCAAACAATACCCGAGCGAACATACCAGTAGGCACTCCCATTTATAAACTCATGATGGATCCCTACATAATGGTTGTGGCAGGGGCGCTGACCACCTGTAACATCCCCTTGGCCTTTTTGGAACCCACCATCGCGAACTGGATGGAGGAAACAATGAATTCTACTCAGTGGGAAATTGGACTAACTTGGTTACCAGCGTTCTTTCCGCACGTTCTCGGTGTATACCTGACTGTGAAATTAGCATCTCAGTACCCTCACTTACAATGGTTCTATGGGGCACTAGGTATGGTCATTATTGGTGCAAGTTCTTGCACTGTACCAGCCTGCAAAACCTTTGGCCAACTCATCTGGCCTTTGTGTGGAATATGTTTTGGTATTGCACTGGTAGACACAGCTTTGTTACCAACACTTGCGTTCCTTGTAGATGTGCGTCACGTGTCGGTGTATGGAAGTGTGTATGCTATTGCAGATATATCCTACTGTGTGGCTTATGCTCTCGGCCCAATAGTTGCAGGTCAGATAGTGCACAACCTTGGCTTTGTCCAGCTCAATCTGGGAATGGGTCTTGTCAATGTTCTTTACGCACCGGCCCTACTGCTGCTGCGAAACGTAAGTTTTATGAAACCTTCCCATTCAGAGAGAAATATGCTATTAGAAGAGGGAGCTACAGGTCTTTACGATACTATTAAAATGGAAGAGCGCCAAAACAAGAGAAAAGGGCTGAGTTCAGCGGGGAACTGTGTGCCAGTTGACACCTTTGGTGCGCATCCCAGAGGATACTCTGAAGAGGAGACATCTGAACCAGAATATATTTAA
- the chata gene encoding choline O-acetyltransferase isoform X1 gives MPVLEREQSTNPGHNNGLPKLPVPDLQQTLKMYLKCMKHLVPEEKYRRTQATVEEFGAPGGVGEMLQHKLQQRRESQANWVYDYWIEDMYLNNRLALPVNSSPVMVLPNQNFNTDGDAIRFAAHLISGVLEYKTLLETRALPVDCARGQLAGTPLCMEQYSKLFSSYRLPGPRKDTLVAQKSSVMPEPEHIIVACKNQFFVLDVVINFRRLNEKDLYTQLEKIRKMADSEEEHFPPIGLLTSDGRTEWAEARNILIKDSTNRDSLDMIERCLCLVCLNEPSGLQLTDTNRALLMLHGGGIERHGGNRWYDKPMQFDIGSDGCCGVICEHSPFEGIVLVQCTEYLLKYMSGSPSKLVRAASVSELPAPRRLRWKCSPEIQALLAASADKLHRLVNNLDMNVFKFTKYGKDFIKKLKMSPDAYIQVALQCTYYRCHRRAVSTYESASIRRFQEGRVDNIRSATLEALAFGKAMTDGQPTFSDDEKMKMLKDAINAQMNYTILAITGMAIDNHLCGLKGMAKELNMDPPEIFTDDTYTISNQFILSTSQVPTTVDMFCCYGPVAPNGYGVCYNPQSDAILFCVSSFNDSDQTCSDTFVKQLEECLLEMGGLCSENSESASNGSNGGSGK, from the exons aTGCCAGTTTTGGAGAGGGAGCAATCAACCAATCCTGGGCACAATAAT GGCTTGCCTAAGCTGCCTGTCCCCGACTTACAGCAAACACTGAAAATGTATCTCAAGTGTATGAAACACCTCGTCCCCGAGGAGAAGTATAGAAGGACCCAGGCCACTGTGGAGGAGTTTGGAGCGCccggaggagtgggagagatgcTTCAACACAAACTACAGCAAAGGAGGGAGAGTCAAGCAAACTGG GTTTATGACTACTGGATAGAAGATATGTATTTGAATAACAGGTTAGCACTTCCAGTGAATTCAAGTCCTGTTATGGTCCTGCCAAACCAGAACTTCAACACTGATGGAGATGCAATAAG ATTTGCTGCCCATCTCATTTCAGGAGTACTGGAATATAAAACACTACTGGAAAC ACGTGCACTGCCAGTGGACTGTGCCCGTGGTCAGCTGGCTGGGACTCCTCTGTGTATGGAACAGTACTCTAAACTCTTCTCCTCCTATCGTCTGCCTGGGCCGAGGAAAGACACCCTCGTGGCCCAGAAGAGCAGTGTGATGCCTGAGCCGGAGCACATCATAGTCGCCTGCAAAAATCAG TTCTTTGTTCTGGATGTGGTGATCAACTTCCGGCGTCTGAATGAGAAAGATCTGTACACTCAGTTGGAGAAGATCAGGAAGATGGCCGACAGTGAAGAGGAGCATTTCCCACCTATTGGCCTTCTCACTTCAGATGGGCGCACAGAGTGGGCAGAGGCTCGCAACATCCTcattaaag ATTCTACCAACAGAGACTCCCTGGACATGAttgagaggtgtttgtgtctggtgtgcTTGAATGAGCCTAGTGGCTTGCAACTTACTGACACCAATCGTGCCTTACTGATGCTCCACGGAGGAGGCATAGAGAGGCACGGGGGGAACCGGTGGTATGACAAACCCATGCAG TTTGACATAGGGTCAGATGGCTGCTGTGGCGTTATATGTGAACACTCACCTTTTGAGGGGATTGTCCTCGTCCAGTGCACAGAGTATCTCTTGAAATACAT GAGCGGGAGCCCGTCTAAGCTGGTGAGGGCAGCCAGTGTGAGTGAACTACCAGCCCCAAGGCGACTGCGGTGGAAATGCTCTCCAGAAATTCAGGCTCTCCTTGCCGCCTCAGCAGACAAATTACATCG GCTTGTGAACAATCTGGACATGAATGTTTTTAAGTTTACCAAGTATGGCAAAGATTTCATCAAGAAGCTGAAAATGAGCCCAGATGCCTATATTCAAGTAGCCCTGCAGTGTACATACTACAG GTGTCACAGAAGGGCTGTGTCAACTTATGAAAGTGCTTCCATCCGTCGCTTTCAAGAGGGACGTGTGGACAACATTCGTTCAGCCACATTGGAGGCCTTAGCTTTTGGGAAGGCCATGACAGACGGACAACCCACATTCTCA GACGACGAAAAGATGAAAATGCTTAAGGATGCCATTAATGCCCAAATGAATTACACTATCTTG GCAATTACAGGCATGGCCATTGACAATCACCTGTGTGGCCTGAAGGGAATGGCCAAAGAGCTGAACATGGACCCGCCTGAAATCTTCACTGATGACACTTACACGATCAGCAATCAGTTCATCCTTTCTACAAGCCAG GTCCCTACTACAGTGGATATGTTCTGCTGCTATGGTCCTGTGGCTCCTAACGGCTATGGCGTATGTTATAACCCTCAGTCAGACGCCATTCTCTTCTGTGTGTCCAGTTTCAATGACAGTGACCAAACTTGCTCCGACACGTTTGTGAAACAGCTCGAGGAGTGCCTGTTGGAGATGGGAGGTCTATGCAGTGAAAACAGTGAAAGTGCTTCAAATGGATCAAATGGAGGATCTGGTAAATAG
- the chata gene encoding choline O-acetyltransferase isoform X2, with product MPVLEREQSTNPGHNNQTLKMYLKCMKHLVPEEKYRRTQATVEEFGAPGGVGEMLQHKLQQRRESQANWVYDYWIEDMYLNNRLALPVNSSPVMVLPNQNFNTDGDAIRFAAHLISGVLEYKTLLETRALPVDCARGQLAGTPLCMEQYSKLFSSYRLPGPRKDTLVAQKSSVMPEPEHIIVACKNQFFVLDVVINFRRLNEKDLYTQLEKIRKMADSEEEHFPPIGLLTSDGRTEWAEARNILIKDSTNRDSLDMIERCLCLVCLNEPSGLQLTDTNRALLMLHGGGIERHGGNRWYDKPMQFDIGSDGCCGVICEHSPFEGIVLVQCTEYLLKYMSGSPSKLVRAASVSELPAPRRLRWKCSPEIQALLAASADKLHRLVNNLDMNVFKFTKYGKDFIKKLKMSPDAYIQVALQCTYYRCHRRAVSTYESASIRRFQEGRVDNIRSATLEALAFGKAMTDGQPTFSDDEKMKMLKDAINAQMNYTILAITGMAIDNHLCGLKGMAKELNMDPPEIFTDDTYTISNQFILSTSQVPTTVDMFCCYGPVAPNGYGVCYNPQSDAILFCVSSFNDSDQTCSDTFVKQLEECLLEMGGLCSENSESASNGSNGGSGK from the exons aTGCCAGTTTTGGAGAGGGAGCAATCAACCAATCCTGGGCACAATAAT CAAACACTGAAAATGTATCTCAAGTGTATGAAACACCTCGTCCCCGAGGAGAAGTATAGAAGGACCCAGGCCACTGTGGAGGAGTTTGGAGCGCccggaggagtgggagagatgcTTCAACACAAACTACAGCAAAGGAGGGAGAGTCAAGCAAACTGG GTTTATGACTACTGGATAGAAGATATGTATTTGAATAACAGGTTAGCACTTCCAGTGAATTCAAGTCCTGTTATGGTCCTGCCAAACCAGAACTTCAACACTGATGGAGATGCAATAAG ATTTGCTGCCCATCTCATTTCAGGAGTACTGGAATATAAAACACTACTGGAAAC ACGTGCACTGCCAGTGGACTGTGCCCGTGGTCAGCTGGCTGGGACTCCTCTGTGTATGGAACAGTACTCTAAACTCTTCTCCTCCTATCGTCTGCCTGGGCCGAGGAAAGACACCCTCGTGGCCCAGAAGAGCAGTGTGATGCCTGAGCCGGAGCACATCATAGTCGCCTGCAAAAATCAG TTCTTTGTTCTGGATGTGGTGATCAACTTCCGGCGTCTGAATGAGAAAGATCTGTACACTCAGTTGGAGAAGATCAGGAAGATGGCCGACAGTGAAGAGGAGCATTTCCCACCTATTGGCCTTCTCACTTCAGATGGGCGCACAGAGTGGGCAGAGGCTCGCAACATCCTcattaaag ATTCTACCAACAGAGACTCCCTGGACATGAttgagaggtgtttgtgtctggtgtgcTTGAATGAGCCTAGTGGCTTGCAACTTACTGACACCAATCGTGCCTTACTGATGCTCCACGGAGGAGGCATAGAGAGGCACGGGGGGAACCGGTGGTATGACAAACCCATGCAG TTTGACATAGGGTCAGATGGCTGCTGTGGCGTTATATGTGAACACTCACCTTTTGAGGGGATTGTCCTCGTCCAGTGCACAGAGTATCTCTTGAAATACAT GAGCGGGAGCCCGTCTAAGCTGGTGAGGGCAGCCAGTGTGAGTGAACTACCAGCCCCAAGGCGACTGCGGTGGAAATGCTCTCCAGAAATTCAGGCTCTCCTTGCCGCCTCAGCAGACAAATTACATCG GCTTGTGAACAATCTGGACATGAATGTTTTTAAGTTTACCAAGTATGGCAAAGATTTCATCAAGAAGCTGAAAATGAGCCCAGATGCCTATATTCAAGTAGCCCTGCAGTGTACATACTACAG GTGTCACAGAAGGGCTGTGTCAACTTATGAAAGTGCTTCCATCCGTCGCTTTCAAGAGGGACGTGTGGACAACATTCGTTCAGCCACATTGGAGGCCTTAGCTTTTGGGAAGGCCATGACAGACGGACAACCCACATTCTCA GACGACGAAAAGATGAAAATGCTTAAGGATGCCATTAATGCCCAAATGAATTACACTATCTTG GCAATTACAGGCATGGCCATTGACAATCACCTGTGTGGCCTGAAGGGAATGGCCAAAGAGCTGAACATGGACCCGCCTGAAATCTTCACTGATGACACTTACACGATCAGCAATCAGTTCATCCTTTCTACAAGCCAG GTCCCTACTACAGTGGATATGTTCTGCTGCTATGGTCCTGTGGCTCCTAACGGCTATGGCGTATGTTATAACCCTCAGTCAGACGCCATTCTCTTCTGTGTGTCCAGTTTCAATGACAGTGACCAAACTTGCTCCGACACGTTTGTGAAACAGCTCGAGGAGTGCCTGTTGGAGATGGGAGGTCTATGCAGTGAAAACAGTGAAAGTGCTTCAAATGGATCAAATGGAGGATCTGGTAAATAG
- the c13h10orf53 gene encoding UPF0728 protein C10orf53 homolog translates to MPVKSLVTVRYGPYDSCGIVDHRTFRLEGLQAALQENGHRCVLEKTLDWNKVELVVNGECVYVCNVKDLEFGGDGQLDHLCEEAVTNVRNAN, encoded by the exons ATGCCTGTAAAGTCATTAGTGACAGTGCGATATGGACCATATGACTCGTGTGGTATTGTGGATCACAGGACATTCCGACTGGAGGGCCTCCAAG CTGCACTACAGGAAAACGGGCATCGATGTGTCCTTGAGAAAACGCTGGACTGGAACAAAGTGGAGCTTGTTGTCAATGGAGAGTGCGTTTATGTGTGCAACGTAAAAGACCTAGAATTTG GTGGTGATGGACAACTTGATCACCTGTGCGAGGAGGCTGTAACAAACGTCAGGAACGCAAATTAA
- the ogdhl gene encoding 2-oxoglutarate dehydrogenase-like, mitochondrial translates to MSHFRALAGALRGGSFLLRGRSGVGARYNPCRGCSSGAVEPSLAACSSSYVEEMYYAWLEDHKNVHESWDAYFRNAQATASPGETEERRPSSLLQGRGMSQTPAMSQKVVEDHLAVHTLIRAYQVRGHHVAQLDPLGILEADLDCFVPSDLITTIDKLGIYGLEESDLDKTFQLPSTTFIGGSETTLPLREIIHRLKTAYCGHVGLEYMFINNVEQCQWIRQRFETPGVMRFTHSEKRTLLARLVRSTRFEDFLARKWSSEKRFGLEGCEVLIPALKMIIDKSSEAGIDSVIMGMPHRGRLNVLANVVRKDLDQIFCQFDPKLEAADEGSGDVKYHLGMCHERINRETDRNITLSLMANPSHLEAVDPVVQGKTKAEQFYCGDTEGKKVMSLLIHGDAAFAGQGVVYETIHLSELPSYSTHGTIHVVVNNQIGFTTDPRIGRSSPYPTDVARVVNAPIFHVNADDPEAVMYVCRVAAEWRNTFNKDVVIDLVCYRRFGHNEMDEPMFTQPLMYKQIRRQEHVLKKYSDKLISEGVVTLQEYEEEVAKYDKICEEAYTSSKDEKILHIRHWLDSPWPDFFTAEGEPRNMSCPATGLEEEVLRHIGQTASSVPLEDFSIHSGVSRILRGRVDMVQKRQVDWALGEYMAFGSLLKDGIHVRLSGQDVERGTFSHRHHVLHDQEVDKRTCVPMNHLWQNQAPYTVCNSSLSEYGVLGFELGFAMASPNALVCWEAQFGDFYNTAQCIIDQFISPGEAKWVRHNGIVLLLPHGMEGMGPEHSSARPERFLQMSREDPDHYPEITGDFEVQQLYDCNWIVVNCSTPANYFHVLRRQILLPFRKPLIIFTPKSLLRLPDARSSFDDMSSGTKFSRVIPDAGPASQNPEEVKRVIFCTGKVYYELAKERKQRNTEGHVAIVRLEQISPFPFDLIKAEVEKYGNAELIWCQEEHKNMGYYDYVRPRFLTVLSNKKPIWYVGRDPAAAPATGNKVTHLAELKRFMDSAFNLKAFEGRRF, encoded by the exons ATGAGCCACTTCAGGGCACTGGCTGGTGCTCTAAGGGGAGGGAGCTTTTTGTTAAGAGGGCGATCAGGGGTAGGAGCGAGATACAACCCCTGCCGTGGCTGTTCGTCAGGGGCTGTGGAGCCCTCTCTGGCAGCATGCAGCTCCAGCTATGTGGAGGAAATGTACTATGCTTGGCTGGAGGATCATAAGAATGTCCATGAG tcCTGGGATGCGTATTTTCGTAATGCTCAGGCCACGGCTTCTCCTGGGGAAACAGAGGAGAGAcgcccttcctctctcttacaGGGCAGAGGAATGTCTCAGACCCCTGCCATGTCCCAAAAGGTTGTGGAGGACCACTTGGCTGTCCACACTCTCATCAGAGCATACCAG GTGCGTGGTCATCATGTGGCACAGCTGGACCCACTGGGAATTCTTGAGGCTGACTTAGATTGTTTTGTCCCCTCAGATTTAATTACCACCATTGACAAACTAG GGATTTATGGTCTTGAGGAGTCTGATCTTGACAAGACTTTCCAGTTGCCTTCGACAACATTTATTGGGGGCAGTGAGACAACACTACCACTGCGGGAGATTATTCATAGATTAAAG ACAGCTTACTGTGGTCATGTTGGGTTAGAGTATATGTTCATCAATAATGTGGAGCAGTGTCAGTGGATCCGCCAGCGGTTTGAAACTCCAGGAGTCATGCGCTTCACTCACTCTGAGAAGAGAACTCTTCTGGCCCGGCTGGTCAGATCCACACG CTTTGAAGACTTCCTGGCTCGAAAATGGTCTTCAGAAAAGCGCTTTGGTTTGGAAGGCTGTGAAGTTCTTATTCCTGCTCTTAAGATGATCATTGACAAGTCAAGTGAGGCTGGCATTGATTCAGTCATCATGGGGATGCCCCACCG GGGTCGACTGAATGTCTTGGCTAATGTTGTTCGTAAAGACTTGGATCAAATCTTTTGCCAGTTTGATCCTAAACTTGAGGCTGCTGATGAG GGCTCAGGGGACGTGAAGTACCACCTTGGCATGTGCCATGAGCGCATCAACCGCGAGACCGACAGGAATATCACGCTGTCCCTCATGGCCAACCCCTCCCACCTGGAGGCAGTGGACCCAGTGGTACAAGGCAAGACCAAAGCAGAACAGTTCTACTGTGGAGACACGGAGGGAAAGAAG GTTATGTCCCTCCTAATCCATGGGGATGCAGCTTTTGCTGGCCAGGGAGTTGTGTACGAGACAATCCACCTCAGTGAACTTCCTTCGTACTCCACTCACGGAACCATACATGTGGTGGTCAATAACCAG ATTGGCTTCACCACAGACCCCAGGATTGGACGCTCATCTCCCTATCCTACGGACGTGGCTCGCGTCGTCAATGCACCCATTTTCCATGTCAACGCAGATGACCCTGAAgctgtaatgtatgtgtgtcggGTGGCAGCTGAATGGAGGAACACATTCAATAAGGATGTCGTCATAGATCTG GTGTGTTACAGACGCTTTGGCCACAATGAAATGGACGAGCCGATGTTTACACAACCTCTGATGTACAAGCAGATCCGTCGGCAGGAACATGTTCTGAAGAAATACTCTGACAAGCTAATTTCTGAAGGGGTGGTGACACTGCAAGAGTATGAG GAGGAAGTTGCCAAATATGACAAGATCTGTGAAGAGGCTTACACCAGCTCCAAAGATGAGAAGATTTTACATATTCGCCACTGGCTGGATTCTCCATGGCCTG ATTTCTTCACCGCAGAAGGAGAGCCCCGGAACATGAGCTGCCCCGCCACAGGCTTAGAAGAGGAGGTTCTGAGGCACATTGGGCAGACAGCCAGCTCTGTGCCACTAGAGGACTTCTCCATTCACTCTG gGGTGTCCCGTATCCTCCGTGGCCGTGTTGACATGGTGCAGAAGCGTCAAGTGGATTGGGCTCTGGGGGAGTACATGGCGTTTGGTTCACTGCTCAAGGATGGCATCCATGTGCGACTTAGTGGCCAGGATGTCGAGAGGGGGACTTTCAG CCACCGTCACCACGTTCTCCATGATCAGGAGGTGGATAAACGCACCTGCGTCCCCATGAACCATCTGTGGCAGAATCAGGCACCGTACACTGTGTGCAACAGCTCTCTGTCTGAGTATGGGGTACTTG GCTTTGAACTGGGATTTGCTATGGCCAGTCCCAATGCATTGGTCTGCTGGGAGGCTCAGTTTGGGGACTTTTACAACACAGCCCAATGCATCATAGACCAGTTCATCAGCCCGGGTGAAGCCAAATGGGTCCGTCACAATGGCATAGTCCTGTTGTTACCCCATGGTATGGAGGGTATG GGCCCAGAACACTCTTCAGCACGGCCCGAGCGCTTTCTGCAGATGAGCAGGGAGGACCCCGACCACTACCCC GAAATCACTGGAGACTTTGAGGTACAGCAGCTTTATGATTGTAATTGGATAGTTGTCAATTGTTCGACACCTGCTAATTACTTTCACgtgctgaggagacagattcTATTACCATTCAGAAAACCG CTCATTATTTTCACTCCCAAATCCCTGCTGAGGCTCCCTGATGCCAGATCCAGCTTCGATGACATGAGCTCAG GCACCAAGTTCAGCAGGGTCATTCCAGATGCTGGACCAGCCTCTCAAAAcccagaggaggtgaagagagtgaTCTTTTGCACAGGGAAAGTCTATTATGAACTGGCCAAAGAAAGGAAACAGCGGAATACAGAGGGCCACGTAGCCATCGTTAGACTTGAACAG atatCTCCATTCCCTTTCGACCTCATCAAAGCTGAGGTGGAGAAATATGGAAACGCTGAGCTAATCTGGTGCCAGGAGGAACACAAGAACATGGGCTACTATGATTATGTAAGGCCCCGCTTCCTCACGGTCCTATCAAACAAGAAGCCGATATG GTATGTTGGCCGTGACCCTGCCGCTGCCCCTGCCACAGGTAATAAGGTCACCCACCTGGCTGAGCTGAAGAGATTCATGGACTCAGCCTTTAACCTGAAGGCGTTTGAGGGCAGGAGGTTTTAA